One Malania oleifera isolate guangnan ecotype guangnan chromosome 10, ASM2987363v1, whole genome shotgun sequence genomic region harbors:
- the LOC131165263 gene encoding eukaryotic peptide chain release factor subunit 1-3 gives MADAPEADKNIEIWKMKKLIKALESARGNGTSMISLIMPPRDQISRVTKMLGDEYGTASNIKSRVNRQSVLGAITSAQQRLKLYSKVPPNGLVLYTGTIVTEDGKEKKVTFDFAPFKPINASLYLCDNKFHTEALSELLESDDKFGFIVMDGNGTLFGTLSGNTREVLHKFTVDLPKKHGRGGQSALRFARLRMEKRHNYVRKTAELATQFFINPATSQPNVSGLILAGSADFKTELSQSDMFDPRLQAKILNVVDVSYGGENGFNQAIELSSEILSNVKFIQEKRLIGKFFEEISQDTGKYVFGVDDTMKALEMGAIETLILWENLDINRYTLKNSTTDEIVIKHLNKEQEADQSNFRDAATSAELEVQDKMSLLEWFANEYKRFGCSLEFVTNKSQEGSQFCRGFGGIGGILRYQLDIRSFDEFSDDGEIYEDSE, from the coding sequence ATGGCTGACGCTCCTGAAGCCGATAAGAACATTGAGATATGGAAAATGAAGAAGTTGATAAAGGCTCTGGAATCTGCAAGAGGCAATGGAACCAGTATGATATCTCTTATCATGCCCCCACGCGATCAAATATCTCGGGTTACTAAGATGCTGGGGGATGAATATGGAACTGCTTCAAACATTAAAAGCAGGGTGAACCGTCAGTCGGTGTTGGGTGCAATTACATCTGCTCAGCAGAGGCTTAAGCTTTACAGCAAGGTTCCTCCAAATGGATTGGTGCTTTATACTGGAACAATTGTTACTGAGGATGGGAAGGAAAAGAAGGTCACTTTTGATTTTGCGCCTTTTAAGCCAATAAATGCATCTCTATACCTTTGTGACAACAAGTTCCATACAGAAGCTTTGAGTGAACTCCTAGAATCTGATGACAAGTTTGGTTTTATTGTCATGGATGGAAATGGGACTCTCTTTGGCACATTAAGTGGCAACACCCGTGAGGTGCTTCATAAATTTACAGTTGACCTTCCAAAGAAACATGGAAGAGGAGGACAGTCAGCTCTTCGATTTGCTCGTCTTCGGATGGAGAAGCGACACAATTATGTGAGAAAAACAGCAGAACTCGCCACTCAGTTCTTCATAAATCCTGCTACCAGCCAGCCCAATGTTTCTGGTTTGATACTTGCTGGGTCAGCCGACTTCAAAACTGAGCTTAGCCAATCTGATATGTTTGATCCTCGCCTACAAGCCAAGATACTAAATGTGGTCGATGTTTCTTATGGAGGGGAGAATGGTTTCAATCAGGCGATTGAGCTTTCTTCAGAGATTCTATCTAATGTGAAGTTCATACAAGAGAAACGTTTGATAGGGAAGTTCTTTGAGGAGATTAGCCAAGATACAGGGAAGTATGTGTTTGGTGTAGATGACACAATGAAGGCTCTGGAAATGGGTGCCATTGAGACACTTATTTTGTGGGAAAATCTGGACATAAATCGATACACGCTGAAAAACAGCACAACAGATGAAATTGTTATAAAACACTTGAACAAGGAGCAAGAGGCTGACCAGAGCAACTTCCGTGATGCTGCCACTTCTGCTGAATTGGAGGTTCAGGACAAAATGTCATTACTAGAGTGGTTTGCCAATGAGTACAAGAGGTTTGGTTGCTCACTTGAGTTTGTCACTAACAAATCTCAAGAAGGATCACAATTCTGTAGGGGATTTGGTGGCATTGGGGGAATCCTCCGTTACCAGCTTGATATTAGGTCTTTTGATGAGTTTTCGGATGACGGTGAAATTTATGAAGACTCTGAATGA